In Halanaeroarchaeum sp. HSR-CO, one DNA window encodes the following:
- a CDS encoding lipoyl protein ligase domain-containing protein, whose protein sequence is MRLVRGTAKTAETDRETSRRILEWVAEHEETAIRAWQPPRHVAFGRRDAIESGYDEAVRRARRHNYPAVERSVGGRAVAYTGTTVAFARYEPIEDGRAGIDDRYDALTADVERALRAVGVDATRGEPPNSFCPGDHSLQDGGKVVGLAQRVTADAAITSGVLVLDDHEEIATVIGDVYDALGVPFDPDSVGSVELAGGDVEGVIPALETALAGDESPTALPLRQI, encoded by the coding sequence ATGCGTCTGGTCCGGGGCACCGCGAAGACAGCAGAGACCGACCGGGAGACGTCGCGGCGTATCCTCGAATGGGTTGCCGAGCACGAGGAGACCGCCATCCGGGCCTGGCAGCCACCCCGTCACGTGGCGTTCGGTCGCCGCGACGCGATCGAGTCGGGATACGACGAGGCCGTCCGCAGAGCGAGACGCCACAACTACCCTGCCGTCGAGCGAAGCGTGGGCGGGCGGGCCGTCGCGTACACCGGCACGACGGTGGCGTTCGCCCGGTACGAACCGATCGAGGACGGCAGAGCCGGCATCGACGACCGATACGACGCACTGACGGCCGACGTCGAGCGCGCCCTCCGGGCGGTCGGCGTCGACGCCACCCGCGGGGAGCCACCCAACTCCTTCTGCCCGGGCGATCACTCCCTGCAAGACGGCGGAAAGGTCGTCGGCCTGGCCCAGCGTGTCACCGCCGACGCCGCCATCACCTCGGGCGTCCTGGTGCTCGACGACCACGAGGAGATCGCCACCGTCATCGGCGACGTGTACGACGCACTCGGGGTGCCCTTCGACCCGGACTCGGTCGGAAGCGTCGAACTGGCAGGCGGCGACGTCGAGGGCGTCATCCCCGCGCTCGAGACGGCACTCGCCGGTGACGAATCGCCGACCGCCCTGCCGCTCCGCCAGATTTAG
- a CDS encoding cysteine hydrolase family protein, with the protein MKFDPADTALVVVDVQNGFCHPDGSLYAPASEDVIGPIADLLEEVRAAGASVVFTRDVHPPAQFEDAHYYDEFDRWGEHVLEGSWEAEIVDGLDVHDEDHVVEKHTYDAFYRTDLEGYLETHGIHDLLVVGTLANVCVLHTAGSAGLRDYRPVLVEDAIGYIEAEHREYALEHAAWLFGETTISDAIQFE; encoded by the coding sequence ATGAAATTCGATCCTGCCGACACCGCCCTCGTCGTCGTCGACGTCCAGAACGGCTTCTGCCACCCGGATGGTAGTCTGTACGCGCCCGCGAGTGAGGACGTGATCGGCCCGATCGCCGACCTCCTCGAGGAAGTCCGTGCAGCGGGCGCATCGGTGGTATTCACGCGAGACGTTCATCCACCGGCGCAGTTCGAGGACGCCCACTACTACGACGAGTTCGACAGATGGGGCGAACACGTCCTCGAGGGGTCCTGGGAGGCCGAGATCGTCGACGGACTGGACGTTCACGACGAGGACCACGTCGTCGAGAAACACACCTACGACGCGTTCTACCGCACGGATCTGGAGGGGTACCTCGAGACCCACGGTATCCACGACCTGCTCGTCGTCGGGACGCTCGCCAACGTCTGCGTGCTCCACACCGCCGGCAGTGCGGGCCTGCGCGACTACCGGCCCGTCCTCGTCGAGGACGCGATCGGCTACATCGAAGCCGAACACCGGGAGTACGCCCTCGAGCACGCGGCCTGGCTGTTCGGCGAGACGACGATCAGCGACGCGATCCAGTTCGAGTGA
- a CDS encoding Hvo_1808 family surface protein, translating to MRRALGLFALVFLVVIAGCAGTTSPVAQETTTSPTTTDTGPTTEVEPPDPPTDRLGWEDGYWYNETLDVDQTDGLNESERDAVVSRSMARVEHVRGLEFDERPPVEVISRDEHRNRTNGSFANTSTNGTIHQDVKFEATFLMGEKTSATAQQEENRASSVLGYYSPSEDEIVIVSENAKNPQIDEITLSQELFHALQEHRFNVSEMEGNTEETHNARAGIIEGDGNYVDHLYEQECENGWQCYEDSSSGGDSSSGGDTHVGLLALRLQPYSDGPVFVEELYEEGGWDAVNAVYDAPPQSTEQTIHTEKYRSDAPTAVTVEDRSSEAWVVPDLGNGSIDHAQFGEAGMYVMLWYPSYVETAAVQSARDVVIPYSNFFAPGNEPGIDQYNYAHRYSAGWDGDRLVPYMTNESAETGETGYVWKSVWDSEEQALEFVVGYDQLLDYHGAEPVPDRPNTYRIPEGEFADAFHIERSGDTVVIVNAPTVEELDEVREGAGAE from the coding sequence ATGCGGCGAGCGCTCGGTCTCTTCGCGCTGGTCTTCCTCGTCGTCATCGCTGGCTGTGCCGGGACGACCTCGCCGGTCGCCCAGGAGACGACGACGTCACCCACGACCACCGATACCGGACCGACCACCGAGGTGGAACCGCCCGACCCACCCACCGATCGGCTCGGGTGGGAGGACGGCTACTGGTACAACGAAACCCTCGACGTCGACCAGACAGATGGGTTGAACGAGTCTGAACGCGATGCCGTCGTCTCCAGGTCCATGGCCAGGGTCGAGCACGTCCGCGGGCTGGAGTTCGACGAACGACCGCCGGTCGAGGTCATCTCGCGAGACGAACACCGCAACCGAACGAACGGGAGCTTCGCCAACACGTCCACGAACGGCACCATCCACCAGGACGTCAAGTTCGAGGCGACCTTCCTGATGGGCGAGAAGACGTCGGCGACGGCCCAGCAGGAAGAAAATCGGGCATCGAGCGTCCTCGGGTACTACTCGCCGAGCGAGGACGAGATCGTCATCGTCTCCGAAAACGCAAAGAACCCACAGATCGACGAGATAACGCTCTCACAGGAGCTCTTTCACGCCCTCCAGGAACACCGATTCAACGTCTCCGAGATGGAGGGCAACACCGAGGAGACCCACAACGCTCGCGCCGGTATCATCGAGGGCGACGGGAACTACGTCGACCATCTCTACGAACAGGAGTGCGAGAACGGTTGGCAGTGCTACGAAGACAGTTCGAGCGGCGGGGACTCGAGTTCGGGTGGGGACACGCACGTCGGCCTCCTCGCGCTTCGCCTCCAGCCGTACAGCGACGGCCCGGTCTTCGTCGAGGAGTTGTACGAGGAGGGCGGCTGGGACGCGGTGAACGCCGTCTACGACGCCCCGCCACAGAGTACCGAGCAGACCATCCACACCGAGAAGTATCGCTCAGACGCGCCGACGGCGGTGACCGTCGAGGACCGGAGTAGCGAGGCGTGGGTGGTCCCGGACCTCGGGAACGGATCGATCGATCACGCTCAGTTCGGCGAGGCCGGGATGTACGTCATGCTCTGGTATCCGAGCTACGTCGAGACCGCGGCGGTTCAGAGCGCCCGGGACGTCGTCATCCCGTACTCGAACTTCTTCGCTCCCGGCAACGAACCGGGCATCGACCAGTACAACTACGCCCACCGATACTCGGCCGGGTGGGACGGGGACCGGCTGGTCCCGTACATGACGAACGAGTCGGCCGAGACGGGCGAGACCGGCTACGTCTGGAAGTCGGTCTGGGACTCCGAAGAACAGGCCCTGGAGTTCGTCGTCGGGTACGACCAGCTCCTGGACTATCACGGCGCCGAGCCGGTGCCCGATCGACCGAACACGTACCGCATCCCCGAGGGCGAGTTCGCTGACGCGTTCCACATCGAGCGATCCGGCGACACGGTGGTCATCGTGAACGCGCCCACCGTCGAGGAACTCGACGAGGTTCGCGAGGGTGCCGGGGCCGAGTAG
- a CDS encoding nicotinate phosphoribosyltransferase: MTDFDIIPTDAIRDGRATDAYFDRTVATLEHAEKNPRVTAEVTADQFPDGDFEVFAGLEDAVSLLEGVPVDVDAIPEGTLFDGGPVLQITGRYREFARYETSLLGFLSHASGMTTHALRARRAAPESTVLSFGARHVHPAIAAVVERSALLGGLDGISHVAAGEILGHEASGTMPHALVICFGRGNQEAAWTAFDAAVEDDVPRVALCDTYSDEKDEAIRAAETLEGALDSIRLDTTASRRGDFEHIVRETRWELDAHGYEDVGIFVSGGLGPAELGRLREYVDGFGVGGYISNADPVDFALDIVEIDGEPAAKRGKLTGAKQVYRTPEGAHHVALAGEEAPGEPLLEPVIRDGDVVAEFDLEDAADRAARDADRVGFAADPDD; this comes from the coding sequence GTGACCGACTTCGACATCATCCCCACGGACGCGATTCGGGACGGTCGGGCGACGGACGCCTACTTCGACCGCACGGTGGCGACGCTAGAGCACGCCGAAAAGAACCCACGGGTCACCGCCGAGGTGACCGCCGACCAGTTCCCAGATGGCGACTTCGAGGTGTTCGCGGGACTCGAGGACGCGGTCTCGCTCCTCGAGGGGGTGCCCGTCGACGTCGACGCGATTCCCGAAGGGACGCTGTTCGACGGCGGGCCGGTCCTGCAGATCACCGGTCGATACCGCGAGTTCGCCCGGTACGAGACCTCCTTGCTCGGCTTTCTCTCTCACGCGAGCGGGATGACGACCCACGCACTGCGGGCCCGTCGGGCCGCCCCGGAATCGACGGTGTTGAGCTTCGGTGCCCGACACGTTCACCCCGCCATCGCGGCGGTCGTGGAGCGCTCCGCGCTGCTCGGCGGACTCGACGGTATCTCGCACGTGGCCGCCGGCGAGATCCTCGGCCACGAGGCGAGCGGGACGATGCCCCACGCGCTGGTCATCTGTTTCGGCCGCGGGAACCAGGAGGCCGCCTGGACGGCGTTCGACGCGGCCGTCGAGGACGACGTCCCACGCGTTGCCCTCTGTGACACCTACTCCGACGAGAAGGACGAGGCCATCCGGGCGGCCGAGACCCTCGAGGGAGCCCTCGACAGCATCCGTCTCGACACGACCGCCTCGCGCCGTGGGGATTTCGAGCACATCGTTCGCGAGACGCGCTGGGAACTCGACGCCCACGGCTACGAGGACGTGGGTATCTTCGTCAGCGGCGGTCTCGGCCCGGCGGAGTTGGGGCGCCTTCGGGAGTACGTGGACGGCTTCGGGGTCGGTGGGTACATCAGCAACGCCGACCCGGTGGACTTCGCGCTGGACATCGTGGAGATCGACGGTGAACCGGCCGCGAAACGGGGGAAACTGACCGGAGCGAAACAGGTGTACCGGACGCCCGAGGGGGCCCACCACGTGGCCCTGGCTGGCGAGGAGGCCCCGGGCGAACCCCTTCTCGAACCGGTGATCCGCGACGGCGACGTGGTGGCCGAGTTCGATCTCGAGGACGCCGCCGATCGCGCGGCCCGGGATGCCGACCGCGTCGGCTTCGCCGCGGACCCGGACGACTAG
- a CDS encoding TIGR00296 family protein has product MARSQGRPDGLTHEDGTRAVELARDSVRAFVENGRREDPGSMRDAFYDRSGAFVRLETQTPRGQLRGCAGAYDTPKALEAGSRRLGMAIVDAAIEAASEDSRTAVTGPELDSITVTVFVAERIVETSDPTEDIVVGRDGVAVEGQGKAGWMFPTVPVDNDWGVYEYLDRTARKAGLPNDAWMDDDVGVYRIGGPVFAENDPGGSVMRRFD; this is encoded by the coding sequence ATGGCCAGGTCACAGGGACGGCCGGACGGACTGACCCACGAGGATGGGACACGTGCGGTCGAACTGGCGCGGGACTCGGTCCGCGCGTTCGTGGAAAACGGTCGTCGGGAAGACCCCGGGAGTATGCGGGACGCCTTCTACGACCGCTCCGGGGCGTTCGTCAGACTCGAGACGCAGACACCGCGAGGGCAACTCAGGGGGTGTGCCGGGGCCTACGACACGCCGAAGGCACTCGAGGCGGGATCGCGACGACTCGGAATGGCGATCGTCGATGCCGCCATCGAAGCGGCGAGCGAGGACTCCCGAACGGCAGTGACGGGGCCGGAACTGGATTCGATTACGGTGACCGTCTTCGTGGCGGAGCGCATCGTCGAGACGAGCGACCCGACCGAAGATATCGTGGTAGGAAGGGACGGCGTCGCCGTCGAGGGGCAGGGGAAAGCGGGGTGGATGTTCCCCACAGTCCCGGTCGATAACGACTGGGGCGTCTACGAGTATCTCGACCGGACGGCCCGGAAGGCGGGCCTCCCGAACGACGCCTGGATGGACGACGACGTTGGAGTCTACAGGATCGGGGGGCCGGTCTTCGCGGAGAACGACCCGGGCGGTAGCGTGATGCGCCGCTTCGACTGA
- a CDS encoding ABC transporter ATP-binding protein: protein MSLSLQDVSIAYGSFTLGPIDGTFEPGVTAVIGPSGSGKSTLLQLIAGFERPDTGVITLDGRRIDRLPPEDRQVGMVFQNYALFPHLTVEENLAFGAAPTADVTETTEMLAITDLLERRPETLSGGEKQRVALARALVSEPAVLLLDEPLASLDAPIRRRLRLELRDVLADLDVPVVYVTHDQDEAAVVGDRLAIVHDGSIVQAGRFEDVFEAPNSAFVADFLGMENIFYGTVVATDGETTTVDVGPTIVEAVGLIDRSEVAVAVRPDDVTLHRRGQTTGPNAVPCSVRRVIGHHAGGTAIVDCDGLGQVTVGLSAADAADLRAGMTRVLTFEPGAARVTSPE from the coding sequence ATGAGTCTCTCACTGCAGGACGTCTCCATCGCGTACGGGTCGTTCACGCTGGGCCCCATCGACGGTACCTTCGAGCCGGGAGTCACCGCCGTCATCGGCCCGAGCGGGAGCGGAAAGTCGACGCTCCTCCAGTTGATCGCCGGCTTCGAGCGGCCGGACACGGGAGTGATCACCCTCGACGGTCGGCGCATCGACCGACTCCCACCGGAGGACCGCCAGGTGGGGATGGTGTTCCAGAACTACGCGCTGTTCCCGCATCTCACGGTCGAGGAGAACCTGGCGTTCGGAGCGGCGCCGACCGCGGACGTCACCGAGACGACCGAGATGCTGGCCATCACGGACCTGCTCGAGCGGCGGCCGGAGACACTCTCCGGCGGGGAGAAACAGCGGGTCGCCCTGGCCCGGGCGCTGGTCTCGGAGCCCGCCGTCCTGTTGCTCGACGAACCGCTGGCGAGTCTCGACGCCCCGATCCGCCGACGGCTCAGACTGGAACTCAGAGACGTCCTCGCGGATCTGGACGTCCCGGTCGTCTACGTCACCCACGATCAGGACGAGGCGGCCGTGGTGGGTGATCGACTCGCCATCGTCCACGACGGAAGCATCGTCCAGGCCGGTCGGTTCGAGGACGTCTTCGAAGCCCCGAACAGCGCCTTCGTGGCGGACTTCCTCGGGATGGAGAACATCTTCTACGGGACGGTCGTGGCCACCGACGGCGAGACGACGACCGTGGACGTCGGCCCGACCATCGTCGAAGCGGTGGGATTGATCGACCGCTCCGAGGTCGCAGTGGCCGTCCGCCCCGACGACGTCACACTCCACCGTCGAGGACAGACGACGGGGCCGAACGCGGTGCCCTGTTCGGTGCGTCGGGTCATCGGCCACCACGCCGGCGGAACGGCCATCGTCGACTGTGACGGCCTGGGACAGGTGACGGTCGGTCTCTCCGCGGCGGACGCCGCAGACCTCAGAGCCGGAATGACCCGCGTCCTCACCTTCGAACCGGGTGCGGCACGGGTGACGTCGCCGGAGTAG
- a CDS encoding ABC transporter permease, translating into MSVATRIGRLSRGEYGTGTQFLRERGLFVLLGAVLLIYLAYPFVSFFTWADTLQPAAFAEPAVLDAVKYSVLTAPVSTVIATVFGVPLAYVLARTSFPGKLFVDALVVLPLVMPPVVGGVMLLSGFGQLTPLGSLANAFGISLTGSYLGIILAQTFVASPFVIITARSGFEGIDREIEQAARSLGKGPIETFRRVSLPLARGSILAGVVLTFARAIGEFGATMMTAYHPHTMPTQIWVTFISDGVAATAPLVVILLGTGFTVVLALQYVGQRITLSS; encoded by the coding sequence ATGAGCGTCGCCACCCGTATCGGCCGACTGTCCCGTGGGGAGTACGGCACGGGGACGCAGTTCCTGCGGGAACGCGGCCTCTTCGTCCTGCTCGGGGCCGTCCTGCTGATCTACCTGGCGTATCCGTTCGTCTCGTTTTTCACCTGGGCGGATACCCTCCAGCCCGCGGCGTTCGCCGAGCCAGCGGTCCTCGACGCCGTCAAGTACTCCGTGCTGACGGCGCCGGTCTCGACGGTCATCGCGACCGTCTTCGGCGTCCCCCTGGCGTACGTGCTCGCCCGGACCTCCTTCCCGGGGAAGCTGTTCGTGGACGCACTGGTCGTGTTACCGCTGGTGATGCCACCCGTCGTCGGCGGGGTGATGTTGTTGAGCGGGTTCGGTCAGCTGACGCCGCTCGGAAGCCTGGCCAACGCGTTCGGCATCTCGCTCACCGGCAGTTACCTCGGTATCATCCTCGCCCAGACCTTCGTGGCCTCGCCGTTCGTCATCATCACGGCCCGTTCTGGCTTCGAAGGGATCGATCGCGAGATCGAACAGGCGGCCCGGAGCCTCGGCAAGGGGCCGATCGAGACGTTCCGCCGGGTTTCGCTCCCGCTGGCCAGGGGGAGTATCCTCGCCGGCGTCGTATTGACTTTCGCGCGGGCCATCGGCGAGTTCGGCGCGACGATGATGACCGCCTATCACCCACATACGATGCCCACCCAGATCTGGGTGACCTTCATCTCCGACGGCGTCGCGGCGACGGCGCCACTGGTGGTCATCCTGCTCGGGACGGGCTTTACGGTGGTCCTCGCCCTCCAGTACGTCGGCCAGCGGATCACGCTGAGTTCATGA
- a CDS encoding extracellular solute-binding protein: MNGTDTVTRREVLAAGGALGIGTLAGCAGSGASERVSVLSAGSLAVVFNDVVGPRFAEATGYEYRGEFHGSNAVMRMVLEGQKRPDVIVSADHRLLRDKLQKGETPKSEWDVVFASNSVGLTYAADTDLAARIEDGQPWYRALVETDATIARSDPDLDPLGYRTVMLFRLAEQYYDEPGLADALIEGLQVDPEEAHMLAAVETGDRVAAITYRNMAIDHGLQFHPLPDELNFSNPALADQYGSVSYEMDDGHTVQGKPILFNATVSTEANNPAAGRAFVRYLLENAHLLAENGLIVDDSFPVPNGPVPDEVLP, translated from the coding sequence ATGAACGGAACGGACACCGTGACGAGACGCGAGGTGCTCGCGGCGGGCGGTGCCCTCGGCATCGGCACGCTAGCCGGCTGTGCGGGGTCCGGGGCGAGTGAGCGGGTGTCGGTCCTCTCTGCGGGGTCACTGGCAGTCGTGTTCAACGACGTCGTCGGACCGCGGTTCGCGGAGGCAACGGGGTACGAGTACCGCGGGGAGTTTCACGGCTCGAACGCCGTCATGCGGATGGTCCTGGAGGGACAGAAACGACCCGACGTCATCGTGAGTGCGGACCACCGACTGTTGCGCGATAAACTCCAGAAGGGCGAGACGCCCAAAAGCGAGTGGGACGTGGTGTTCGCGTCCAACAGCGTCGGCCTCACCTACGCGGCGGACACCGACCTCGCGGCCCGCATCGAAGACGGCCAGCCGTGGTATCGGGCGCTGGTGGAGACCGACGCGACCATCGCCCGGTCGGACCCGGACCTCGACCCGCTTGGCTACCGGACCGTGATGCTGTTCAGGCTGGCCGAGCAGTACTACGACGAACCCGGACTGGCCGATGCGCTCATCGAGGGGCTCCAGGTCGACCCGGAGGAGGCTCACATGCTCGCGGCCGTCGAGACGGGCGACCGGGTAGCCGCCATCACCTACAGGAACATGGCCATCGACCACGGGCTCCAGTTCCACCCGCTCCCGGACGAGCTCAATTTCTCGAATCCGGCGCTGGCGGACCAGTACGGCTCGGTCAGTTACGAGATGGACGATGGGCACACAGTCCAGGGGAAACCGATTCTCTTCAACGCCACAGTCTCCACGGAAGCCAACAACCCAGCGGCGGGCCGGGCGTTCGTCCGGTACCTGCTGGAAAACGCCCACCTGCTCGCCGAGAACGGCCTCATCGTCGACGACTCCTTCCCGGTTCCCAACGGGCCGGTCCCCGACGAGGTGCTCCCATGA
- a CDS encoding aminopeptidase, translating into MDERVREHATVLVDWSARIDAGDDVVVSVGPAAHDLGVAVLEVLGERGANPVIINAATELQSAYLDAREREFDEDPAHELALYRNADSVLLLGGGRNTAELADVPGETRQEYRRSRAGIREARMDTDWVSTQHPTRSLAQQAGMSYRAYQDFVYGAVLRDWEALAGEMDRLKDVLDDGSEVRLIKAETDLTMAIEGRTAVNSAASVAYDSHNLPSGEVFTAPYATEGTVLFDVPMTIDGRRVQDVRLTFEDGEVVDWSAAQGEAVVTETVETDAGARRLGELGIGMNRGIDRVTDNILFDEKMGETVHLALGRAYDATLPEGETGNQSAVHVDMITDTSEDARMLVDDEVVQRNGRFRWEDGFEDA; encoded by the coding sequence ATGGACGAACGAGTCAGGGAGCACGCGACCGTCCTCGTCGACTGGAGCGCCCGTATCGACGCCGGCGACGACGTCGTCGTGTCGGTCGGGCCGGCGGCTCACGACCTCGGGGTCGCCGTCCTCGAGGTGCTCGGGGAACGGGGAGCGAACCCGGTGATTATCAACGCCGCTACCGAACTGCAGAGCGCCTACCTCGACGCCCGCGAGAGGGAGTTCGACGAGGATCCGGCCCACGAACTCGCGCTGTATCGAAACGCGGACAGCGTCCTGCTCCTCGGCGGTGGCCGGAACACCGCCGAGCTGGCCGACGTTCCCGGAGAGACCAGACAGGAGTACCGCCGGTCCCGGGCGGGGATCCGCGAAGCCCGGATGGACACCGACTGGGTATCGACCCAGCATCCGACGCGGTCGCTCGCCCAGCAGGCCGGGATGTCCTACCGGGCCTACCAGGACTTCGTCTACGGCGCGGTCCTCCGCGACTGGGAGGCACTCGCCGGGGAGATGGACCGACTGAAAGACGTCCTCGACGACGGCAGCGAAGTCAGACTGATCAAAGCGGAGACGGATCTGACGATGGCCATCGAGGGACGGACTGCGGTCAACAGCGCCGCCTCCGTCGCCTACGACTCGCACAATCTCCCGAGCGGCGAGGTGTTCACCGCGCCGTACGCCACCGAGGGGACGGTCCTGTTCGACGTGCCGATGACCATCGACGGTCGGCGCGTCCAAGACGTCCGGCTCACCTTCGAGGACGGCGAGGTGGTCGACTGGTCGGCCGCACAGGGAGAGGCAGTCGTCACCGAAACCGTCGAGACCGACGCGGGAGCGCGACGGCTCGGCGAGCTCGGCATCGGGATGAACCGCGGTATCGACCGGGTCACCGACAACATCCTCTTCGACGAGAAGATGGGCGAGACCGTCCACCTCGCGCTGGGACGGGCCTACGACGCCACCCTGCCCGAGGGGGAGACGGGCAACCAGAGTGCCGTCCACGTCGACATGATCACGGACACGTCCGAGGACGCCCGGATGCTCGTCGACGACGAGGTCGTCCAGCGCAACGGCCGGTTCCGCTGGGAGGACGGGTTCGAGGACGCGTAA
- a CDS encoding molybdenum cofactor guanylyltransferase, with protein sequence MSETVARTAVVVCGGASKRFGDQDKVFADLAGRPLVRHVTDRVDPVVDEVVVNCHPRQRSQLDAVFEDTAVTVAPDERPNAGPLAGMRRGLDAANGRYAVVLACDMPFVDRDFLAFLFDRAAQVEAALPRQDEGWYQPLQAVYAVEPFVDALDDALEGGVERPIEPAFELNHVVVWNPDAVASTDTFFNVNTPEDLRTAATRIDRS encoded by the coding sequence ATGTCTGAGACGGTCGCCCGCACCGCGGTCGTCGTCTGTGGCGGTGCCTCGAAGCGGTTCGGCGACCAGGATAAAGTGTTCGCCGACCTCGCCGGCCGCCCGCTCGTCCGGCACGTGACCGACCGCGTCGATCCGGTCGTCGACGAGGTCGTCGTCAACTGTCACCCACGCCAGCGATCACAGCTGGACGCCGTCTTCGAGGACACGGCCGTCACCGTTGCCCCCGACGAGCGGCCGAACGCGGGACCGCTGGCCGGAATGCGGCGCGGACTCGACGCCGCGAACGGGCGGTACGCGGTGGTTCTGGCCTGCGATATGCCCTTCGTCGACCGGGACTTCCTCGCCTTTCTCTTCGATCGGGCCGCGCAGGTCGAGGCGGCGCTCCCGCGACAGGACGAGGGGTGGTATCAGCCGCTGCAGGCAGTCTACGCCGTCGAGCCGTTCGTCGACGCGCTCGACGACGCGCTCGAAGGCGGCGTCGAACGCCCGATCGAACCCGCCTTCGAGCTCAATCACGTCGTCGTCTGGAATCCGGACGCCGTGGCGTCCACCGACACGTTCTTCAACGTCAATACGCCGGAAGACTTGCGGACTGCCGCGACCCGGATCGACCGGTCGTAG